Sequence from the Terriglobia bacterium genome:
TGCCTCCCAGATCGCGTAGCCGGTCGGCTTGAACACAATGCAGCCACGTACCACCTCGGCATAATCCGCCAGGTCGGCGCCACGAACGATATCCAAATACCACTGCGCATAATCCTTCGCGCGTGGAGTGATCCCCTCTTTCGCCATTCGAAAACTGTGCCCCTTCTCTTTGGATCAGAGTTCACCGGCAGAAGCAGTGCATCCATGATAATCGCCAGCGAAACAGAAATTTTAACTGTTCGAGTGCTACAACGGCGTTCGTGCCGGATATGACCGGCCAAATGACTCCGTGCGGAAGCTGATGACGGCCGGAGACTCCAGCGTTATTGCTGAAGGTTGTCACTGCTACTCTCCGGCCACTAGGGCAGTATTCGTTGGATAATTTTGGGGCCACTTCCCTGGACGCATGGCAATCAAAGGGGCATGGCTAATCCCTTCAATGGAGGAACAGCATGAGCGCAAAGAACGAATCCAAAGAATCCAGGCCTGCTTCCAAAAGCGGGACGTTTGCGATCGGTGGTGAACTTCCGGTGCACCGGTTGGGTTTCGGTACCATGCGACTCACTGGGCCCGGCATCTGGGGCGAACCGGCGGATTGCAAAGAGGCTATCGCTGTTTTGCGCCGAGCGCTCGACCTCGGAATCAATTTGCTCGATACCGCCGATTCCTACGGACCTTATGTCGCAGAGGAACTTATCCGTGAGGCTCTTCATCCTTATCCAGCCGGGTTGGTCATTGCGACCAAGGCAGGACTGCTTCGAACCGGGCCAAATTCCTGGACTCCGCTTGGCCGCCCCGAATACCTTCGGCAGGAATGCGAAATGAGCCTCCGTCGGTTGAAGCTCGACCGCATCGACTTGTTTCAACTTCATCGAATCGACCCTAACGTACCCGCGGACGATCAATTCGGCCTCCTGCGCGATCTTCAGAAGGAGGGCAAGATACGTTTCGTCGGGCTTTCCGAGGCTAGTGTCGCTGAAATCCAGGCAGCGCGTCGCGTCGTCTCCATCGTAACCGTACAAAACCTCTACAACCTCACAGAACGGAAATACGAGGACGTGCTGCAGTACTGCACGCGTGAAAATCTCGGATTCATCCCTTGGTTCCCGCTCGCCACCGGCAACCTCGCTGCAACAGGCAGCCCGGTTCAACGCGCCGCCGAGCGCGCCGGAGCGCAACCCTCGCAGGTGGCACTGGCCTGGCTGCTCAGGAAATCCCCCGTTATGCTCCCGATCCCCGGGACATCGAAAGTGAAGCACCTCGAGGAGAACACCAAGGCGGCGCTTCTGCAGTTGGATGATGCGTTCATGGACGAGTTGGAAAACGTAAAGTCACCCGGCAAGGCCGCTTGAACATCCATGGCCTCCGGGAGTTGTTATCAGATGAATGAGAAATCGGGACATATCGCGCTAGTCACCGGCGCAAACCGAGGCATCGGATTCGAAGTCTGCCGTCAGCTCGCAACCCGTGGCTTCACCGTCCTGCTCACAGCGCGGGACGCCACGAAGGCTCAGGTTGCCGCGAGAAAGTTGTACGAACCAGGCACAATCGAACCGCTTGCTCTCAATGTCGCCGACCCAGGCAGCGTCGAGTGAAGCCGCTGCTGAGGTGAAGCGCCGATTCGGCCATCTCGATGTGCTGATCAATAACGCCGGCATTAATTACGACACATGGGAGAACGTTGAGAACGCTGACATTCATGGCACGGTAATGGACACGATCATCACGAACTTGGTAGGCCCTTGGCGTGTCTGCCAAGCGTTCCTGCCGCTCCTGCGAAAAAGCCGTTCAGCACGCATCGTGAATGTTTCATCGGAATCAGGATCGCTCGCGAGCATGGGCGCCGGACCACCTGCTTATCAGGTCACCAAGGCTGGCTTGAACGCAATGACGCGTACTCTCGCGGCCGAGCTTCGCAGTGCTCACATCCTTGTCAACGCAGTCTGCCCGGGATGGGTCGCAACGGAGATGGGCGGCCCTGGTGCTCCGCGCAACGTTGCCGAGGGTGCCGCCAGCATCATCTGGGCAGCGACGCTGCCCGACGACGGCCCGACAGGCGGTTTCTTCCGCGATGGCAAACCCCTGCCGTGGTAATGCACAATCCCGTGCCTCGAGATCAAAATGTTGTGCGATGGTCGGAGAGTGTGTTTTTGCAAAGGGAACGCAATGACCAACCCGGCTGGATAAGGATGAAGAGCCTCCGTTCCATCGGATGTTGTTGATTTGATTGGTGGCGGCGGCTGGACTCGAACCAGCGACCTACGGATTATGAGACCGTCGCTCTAACCACCTGAGCTACACCGCCATTGCTGAAAAACGCGGCAGGAACCTGCCAAAAGGTGGGGCGTGGATGACCCAACCTCATTGATTCTAAGGAGCAACTTGGGGCGTGTCAAACCAACGACATCGTGCCATCGAGCGATCGTGCTATCGAGCCAAAGTACAGCATCCAGGGCACGCGAGAGAGTTTTCCCGGAGAGGATTGGAGAGTTCGCATTTCCGGCGGCCCGCGCACGATAACCCGATCGCACGATTCCCTGATTTCTCGATTCCTTCGTCCTTGGTCCTCCGTCTAACCAGTATCCTGTCCATCACCCGAATTAGGTGCTTCGACTGGGGAACTCTCGGCATCAAACCGGGTATAATCGACGGAATGGCTGCGGCGCCTGTCGCGGCGGAGAAGTATTTTAATGTCCAGAGTCACGAAAACAGTTTTGCTGGTCATCTCGCTGGCGTTGGTGTCATTCACGATAGCGGGCGGACTGGGAGTGAAGGCCTCCACCGGCGACGGCGCCTACCGTCAACTCGGGGTCTACAGTGAAGTTCTCTCGCGCATCCGCAGCGACTACGTCGAAGAGCCGAACATCGCGCTCGTCACTGACGGCGCGTTGCACGGTTTGCTGGAGTCGCTCGACGCTAACTCCAGCTACCTGAATCCCGAGCAATACAAACAGTACAAGGCGCTCAACGAGTCCAAGGGCACCATCGGCGCTGCCATCAGCAAGCGCTTTGGCTATGCCGCTGTCGTCTCCGTGGTTCCAGGCGGACCGGCGGATAAGGCGAACATCGAGGCGGGAGACATCTTCGAGGCAATCGAAGGCAAGAGTTCGCGCGACATGTCGCTGGCCGAGATCCATGGCATCCTCAGCGGCACGCCGGGTTCCGCCGTCAACGTCTCCGTCGTGCGTCCGCGTAAGGCTCAGCCTGACAAGGTTTCCATTGTTCGCGAGATCGTGAAGGAGCCTGCGGTCAGCGCCAAGATGATGGACGACGGCGTTGGCTACATCCGGCCTGACGGTTTCCCCAAGGGCCGCGCGCAGGAAATCGCTGCCAAGATCAAGGAACTGCAGAAGGAAGGCGCGAAGAAGTTCGTACTCGACCTGCGCAACTCCGGCAACGGTGACGAGCAGGAAGGCATTGCGACCGCGAACCTGTTCATCAACCACGGCCTCATAACCTATGTGCAGGGCCAGAAGTATCCGCGCCAGAACTTCGATGCCGATCCGGCAAAGGCAGTCACGACCGCGCCGCTTGTCGTGGTCGTGAACCGCAGCACCGCCGGTCCGGCCGAGATTATTGCCAGCTCGATTCTCGAGACCGCTCGCGGCGACGTTGTCGGTGATAAAACCTTCGGCACCGGTTCGATCCAGAAGCTGATCGAACTGCCTGATAGCTCAGCCTTGATTCTCTCGGTCGCGAAATACTACACCCCGTCAGGCAAGGCCATCCAGGATACGGCCGTTACGCCCAACATCCTGGTCGCCGACAACTTCGACGACTTGAACGGCCCCGATGACGAGACCGACAACAATCAACCGGAAGTAAAGAAAACCAACCAGCCCGACGAGCAACTGCGCCGCGCCATCGAAGTCCTGAAGAGCAAGGACCAGAAGACCGCCACGGCAGCAGCCGCCGCTCACGCCGCTTAACTTCGCGACAAGAATCGCTTACGACCGCGAACCCTCGGGTTCGCGGTTTTGCTTTGCACAGAAAAACTCGGTGCCCCGCATCTGCAGTAGTTAGCGGATGTGGGTCTTTTGTACCTGATGCATTCCTCTCCACCCGTGCTATTCTGGCCTCGATCATCTCCGAAAACCGATGAAGGTGTTGTACGAAGAGGTCCCGCCACCGCCGTTCGTTCCGGCGGACAAGCGCCACTTGGCGCGCCAGGTGATCTATGCGCTCATGCTGATCGCCGCCGCCGTGATCGGTTCCCTCGCCGGACTTCTCATCGTCTATTCCACCGATCTTCCCGAAGCCAACGAACTCGAACGCTATCAACCCAGCTCCATAACTGAACTCTACGACGACAAGGGCCGCGTCATCGGCTCGTTCGCCTTGCAGCGCCGCGTCATCGCCAAGTACGACGACTATCCCAAGGTCCTCCGCGACGCCATCATCTCAATCGAAGACAAGGATTTCGAGAAGCATCTCGGCGTCGACTGGTGGCGCGTCATCGGTGCCGCCTATCGCGACATAACTTCGGGCAGCAAGGCGCAGGGCGCCTCCACGCTTACCATGCAGCTCTCGCGCAACCTCTTCTTGAACGCCGACCGCAACTTCGGCCGCAAGCTCCAGGAGACGATGCTCGCGATGTCCATCGAGCGCCGCTTCACCAAGCAGCAGATCTTCACCATGTACGCCAACCAGATATTCCTCGGTCACGGCGTCTACGGCTTTGAAGCCGGCTCGGAATTCTATTTCAGCAAGAAGGCGAAAGACCTCACGCTCGAAGAAGCGGCACTGCTCGCCGGACTTCCCAAGGCTCCGAACTACTATTCGCCCATCCTCAATCCCGAACGCGCTCTTCGCCGGCGCAATCTCATCATTAACTCCATGCTTGAGGACGGCAAAATCACCAATGCCGAAGCCCAGCACGCCAAGTCGATGCCAATCCAGTTGAAGCTCCAGAATGATCCCAACTGGCTTGCACCTTATTTTGCGGAAGAAATTCGCCAATACCTTGAGAACAAATATGGCAGCGACGAAGTCCACCAGGGCGGTCTCAAGGTCTACACCTCGCTCGACACCGATCTTCAACGCGCCGCCAACCAGGCTGTCCTCGATGGTCTTGCCGCCTACGAGCGTCGTCACGGATGGAAGGGAAATCTGCTCAACGTGATCGCCGCCGGCTCCGATCTCGAAAAGTTCGACCATCCGGACTGGCGGCAACCGATCGAGCCCGGTTCCTACGTCCACGCTCTCGTCACCGATGTGACCAGGTCAAACGCAACCCTGCGCCTCGGCTCCTTCACCGCGCAACTCAGTCCCGCCGACATGGCCTGGACCCAGGCAAAATCCCCCGCCGACATCCTTAGCGTCGGCGACATCGTCTACGTCAAGGTTCTCGAGATAAACCATAATTCCGCGCGAGTCTCCCTCGAGCAGGATTCCGGCGCACAAGGCGCGCTGGTCGCCATCGACAACACCACCGGCGAAATCAAGGCCATGGTCGGCGGCCGCGACTTCGATCTCTCGAAATTCAATCGCGCCACGCAAGCTCTCCGCCAGACCGGATCGTCCTTCAAACCCTACGTCTACAGCGCCGCAGTTGAAGAAGGCGCGACGCCCGATGACGTCATCTACGACGGCCCGGTAACCTTCTCGACCGCTTCGGGTCCTTACACGCCACACAATTACGACGGTAAATTCGAAGGCAACATCACTCTCCGCCGCGCCTTCGCACAGTCTCGCAACATTCCGGCTCTCAAACTCATCCAGCGCGTGGGCGTGCAGAAGGTTATTGCGTACGCGCGCAAGTTCGGCGTTACATCGGAACTTCCACCAGTCCTCCCGCTCGCGCTCGGCGCCGCCGAAGTCACCTTGATGGAGCAGACCGCCGCCTTCTCCACTTTCCCGAACGATGGCGTGCGCGTCACGCCTCACTACATAACGCGCGT
This genomic interval carries:
- a CDS encoding aldo/keto reductase — its product is MSAKNESKESRPASKSGTFAIGGELPVHRLGFGTMRLTGPGIWGEPADCKEAIAVLRRALDLGINLLDTADSYGPYVAEELIREALHPYPAGLVIATKAGLLRTGPNSWTPLGRPEYLRQECEMSLRRLKLDRIDLFQLHRIDPNVPADDQFGLLRDLQKEGKIRFVGLSEASVAEIQAARRVVSIVTVQNLYNLTERKYEDVLQYCTRENLGFIPWFPLATGNLAATGSPVQRAAERAGAQPSQVALAWLLRKSPVMLPIPGTSKVKHLEENTKAALLQLDDAFMDELENVKSPGKAA
- a CDS encoding S41 family peptidase, with the protein product MSRVTKTVLLVISLALVSFTIAGGLGVKASTGDGAYRQLGVYSEVLSRIRSDYVEEPNIALVTDGALHGLLESLDANSSYLNPEQYKQYKALNESKGTIGAAISKRFGYAAVVSVVPGGPADKANIEAGDIFEAIEGKSSRDMSLAEIHGILSGTPGSAVNVSVVRPRKAQPDKVSIVREIVKEPAVSAKMMDDGVGYIRPDGFPKGRAQEIAAKIKELQKEGAKKFVLDLRNSGNGDEQEGIATANLFINHGLITYVQGQKYPRQNFDADPAKAVTTAPLVVVVNRSTAGPAEIIASSILETARGDVVGDKTFGTGSIQKLIELPDSSALILSVAKYYTPSGKAIQDTAVTPNILVADNFDDLNGPDDETDNNQPEVKKTNQPDEQLRRAIEVLKSKDQKTATAAAAAHAA
- a CDS encoding PBP1A family penicillin-binding protein, whose protein sequence is MKVLYEEVPPPPFVPADKRHLARQVIYALMLIAAAVIGSLAGLLIVYSTDLPEANELERYQPSSITELYDDKGRVIGSFALQRRVIAKYDDYPKVLRDAIISIEDKDFEKHLGVDWWRVIGAAYRDITSGSKAQGASTLTMQLSRNLFLNADRNFGRKLQETMLAMSIERRFTKQQIFTMYANQIFLGHGVYGFEAGSEFYFSKKAKDLTLEEAALLAGLPKAPNYYSPILNPERALRRRNLIINSMLEDGKITNAEAQHAKSMPIQLKLQNDPNWLAPYFAEEIRQYLENKYGSDEVHQGGLKVYTSLDTDLQRAANQAVLDGLAAYERRHGWKGNLLNVIAAGSDLEKFDHPDWRQPIEPGSYVHALVTDVTRSNATLRLGSFTAQLSPADMAWTQAKSPADILSVGDIVYVKVLEINHNSARVSLEQDSGAQGALVAIDNTTGEIKAMVGGRDFDLSKFNRATQALRQTGSSFKPYVYSAAVEEGATPDDVIYDGPVTFSTASGPYTPHNYDGKFEGNITLRRAFAQSRNIPALKLIQRVGVQKVIAYARKFGVTSELPPVLPLALGAAEVTLMEQTAAFSTFPNDGVRVTPHYITRVEDSEGHNLEEDYPEVKDVISPHTARVMTQMMQQVVLHGTAYSAAKLNHPLGGKTGTTNDFTDAWFIGFSPSITCGVWVGYDEKKTLGKKETGAMAALPIWIDFMKVAIAGKDKEQFPEPAPEDTKKAVAQQHVDTPDFRPGDGEAH